Proteins from a single region of Candidatus Woesearchaeota archaeon:
- a CDS encoding serine protein kinase RIO yields MVTLKYQERFKTDQGVFDEFTKRTLFELQSKGYFEEVTNPLKVGKESNVFIAKSEGKNVIVKIYRMQNCDFLRMFGYIKQDPRYNFLKQHRRQVIMAWTQREYKNLLRAQKGGVRIPQPLGWRNHILIEEFIGDEHAAPPLKDCPPSNPKKFLDQLIKEVQKLYKAGLVHGDLSSFNILNYNDEPVIIDFSQSTLIKTPNAQELLERDMKNIAHYFIRQGVKCDAEGLVAKVTGVKKE; encoded by the coding sequence ATGGTCACACTCAAATATCAAGAACGCTTTAAGACAGACCAAGGTGTTTTTGATGAATTTACCAAACGAACACTCTTTGAGTTGCAAAGTAAGGGTTATTTCGAGGAAGTGACGAACCCACTTAAAGTAGGAAAAGAAAGTAATGTGTTTATTGCAAAGAGTGAAGGAAAAAATGTTATTGTGAAAATTTATCGAATGCAAAATTGCGATTTTTTGCGTATGTTTGGGTATATCAAACAAGATCCGCGGTATAATTTTCTTAAACAACATCGACGACAGGTTATTATGGCATGGACGCAGCGCGAATATAAGAATTTATTGCGAGCACAAAAAGGTGGAGTGCGTATTCCTCAACCGTTGGGCTGGCGCAACCATATCCTTATTGAAGAATTTATTGGGGATGAACACGCAGCACCACCACTTAAAGATTGCCCACCATCAAACCCAAAAAAGTTCCTTGACCAACTCATTAAAGAAGTGCAAAAACTCTACAAAGCAGGGTTAGTCCATGGCGATCTTTCGTCGTTTAACATTTTAAATTATAATGATGAACCAGTGATTATTGATTTTTCTCAATCAACATTGATTAAAACACCCAATGCCCAGGAACTTTTAGAACGAGACATGAAAAATATCGCGCATTATTTTATACGGCAAGGTGTCAAATGTGATGCCGAGGGACTAGTGGCGAAGGTTACTGGTGTGAAGAAAGAATAG
- a CDS encoding DNA primase: MAKISPVAAKYIIHSTITIDGVVDRPDVIGAIFGQTEGLLGNDLELRELQRSGRIGRIEVNMNTTSGKTKGEIIIPSSLDKTETAIVAAALEIIQRIGPCNAKIEVGKIEDVRTSKRQFVIERAKELLRELTDSTLPDSQEISDEVAQSVRMMEVGEYGKDRLACGPAIEESDEIIIVEGRADVLNLLKHGFKNAIAMNGSSCPPTIRELCSRKTVTAFVDGDRGGDLNVRELLSVAEIDFVCKAPDGKEVEELTKKEIHKGLRSRITAEQAKLDLGIDNDGGLKVEEVTLRQQHFTRQPKPQQQGGMPPRRPENGQRDGPRDRNDSGRERNDNGREHRESQPAPRFSTQQRGPPTPRVQPQDVPREESSPRPSVEEKKKLKETMEDLFGTRGACIFDQKLNILGKVPLSEVSTTIKSLNGGVYALAVDGAIDLDLVKVAEKVGVAVLVGTGNKVKESSKVAILTDDQL; encoded by the coding sequence ATGGCAAAGATTAGCCCCGTTGCGGCAAAATATATTATTCATTCAACAATTACCATTGATGGCGTTGTCGATCGTCCAGATGTCATCGGCGCAATTTTTGGTCAAACTGAAGGGCTTCTTGGTAATGATTTAGAACTGCGTGAATTACAACGTAGTGGTCGCATTGGTCGTATCGAAGTTAATATGAACACGACTTCAGGTAAAACCAAAGGCGAGATCATCATCCCTAGTTCTTTGGATAAAACCGAAACAGCTATTGTTGCAGCTGCACTTGAAATCATACAACGTATCGGTCCTTGTAACGCCAAAATTGAAGTTGGTAAAATTGAAGACGTCCGTACCAGCAAACGCCAATTCGTCATCGAGCGGGCAAAAGAGTTGCTTCGTGAACTTACTGATTCAACTCTTCCAGATTCACAAGAAATCTCCGATGAAGTTGCGCAATCTGTACGTATGATGGAAGTAGGCGAATACGGTAAAGACCGACTTGCCTGCGGTCCTGCAATTGAAGAAAGCGATGAAATCATCATCGTTGAAGGTCGCGCTGATGTTCTTAACTTGCTCAAACATGGATTTAAGAATGCTATTGCCATGAACGGATCATCCTGCCCACCAACCATTCGAGAACTTTGTAGTCGTAAAACCGTGACTGCATTTGTTGATGGTGATCGAGGAGGAGATCTTAATGTTCGTGAACTACTTAGCGTAGCCGAGATTGACTTTGTCTGTAAAGCACCTGATGGAAAAGAAGTAGAAGAACTTACCAAAAAAGAAATCCATAAAGGGTTGCGCAGCCGTATTACTGCAGAACAAGCAAAACTCGATCTTGGAATTGATAACGATGGTGGACTTAAAGTTGAAGAAGTAACCCTTCGTCAACAGCATTTTACTCGCCAACCTAAACCTCAACAACAAGGTGGTATGCCTCCACGTCGTCCAGAAAATGGACAACGCGATGGACCTCGAGATCGTAATGATAGTGGTCGCGAACGAAATGATAACGGACGCGAACACCGTGAGTCACAACCAGCTCCTCGCTTTAGCACCCAACAACGCGGACCACCAACTCCTCGAGTACAACCCCAAGATGTTCCTCGTGAAGAAAGTAGCCCTCGTCCAAGCGTTGAAGAGAAGAAGAAGCTCAAAGAAACCATGGAGGATCTTTTCGGAACTCGCGGTGCATGCATCTTTGATCAAAAACTCAACATCTTAGGTAAAGTTCCTTTAAGTGAAGTAAGCACCACCATTAAAAGTTTGAATGGCGGCGTCTACGCACTTGCTGTTGATGGTGCAATCGATCTTGACTTAGTTAAAGTTGCTGAGAAAGTTGGAGTAGCCGTCTTAGTAGGTACTGGCAACAAAGTCAAAGAAAGTTCGAAGGTAGCAATCTTGACTGACGATCAGCTTTAA